Within the Salinimonas marina genome, the region GCGGCGCTTAACACCGAAACCCAGATTGTAGATGCACGCAGCCCGGCAAGATTTGATGGCAATGAACCAGAACCCAGGGCGGGTGTGCGCAGTGGCCATATACCGGGCTCATTGAATGTTTATTATCAGGAATTGCTCACTGATAACCGGCTGCGTTCCGCCGCTGAACTTAACGCCATTTTTGATAAAAAAAATGTTAATTTACAACAGCCGATTATTTGTAGCTGTGGTTCGGGTATTACGGCCTGCATTGTTGGCATGGCCGCTTTAATCTGCGGCGCCCCTAAGGTCACGGTGTATGATGGTAGCTGGACCGAGTGGGGGAGCGACCCAGCCTTACCTGTTGAGTTATCACAATGAATCGGCTACCGAAGGTGGTGGTGTTGACCGGCGCCGGGATTTCCGCAGAGTCAGGGTTAGCAACCTTTCGTGACAATAATGGCTTGTGGGAAGAACACCGAATTGAAGATGTGGCCACACCCCAGGCATTTTCTGCCGACCCCGAACGGGTTTACCGTTTTTATAATGCCCGGCGGGCGCAGTTACAGGATCCTGCCATTACCCCCAATACGGCCCACCTGGCTCTGGCCAGACTGCAAAGTACGCTAGGGGACAGGATGATGTTGATTACCCAAAATGTCGATGATTTACATGAGCGCGCCGGCAGTTGCGGGGTGGTTCATATGCATGGCACCTTGCAGTCCTACCGGTGTTTACGTAGCCACAAATCCGTAGCGTACACCAGTGCGTTTGATAGCCGCACACGTTGTAGCTGCTGTAACCCGGGAAGCCCGGTACGCCCGGATATCGTCTGGTTCGGCGAAATGCCGATGCATATAGAGCGAATTATAGAGGCATTGAGCCAGGCGGATATTTTTATTGCCATTGGCACTTCAGGTCAGGTATATCCTGCCGCCGGATTCGTTGACATCGCCCGTGATCATAGCGCACATACGGTAGAGCTTAATTTAGCATCTGCAAGTACCGAAACACTGTTTGAAGAAACCTGGCAAGGCCCGGCAACCAGCGTCGTGCCAGCCTATGTCGATAAGCTGTTAAAAGCTATACCATAATAAATTTTATATAAGAGACCACAGTTATGTTCTGGCAAGACTTTATTACCATTGCCCTGATTCATCTGGTCGCGGTGGCCAGCCCCGGCCCCGACTTTGCCATCGTGGTACGTAACAGTATTACCTTTGGTCGCCGGATCGCCATGTATACCAGTGTCGGCATTGGCCTGGGGATCCTTATTCATGTGGCCTACTCGCTGGTCGGCTTATCGGTGGTGATTAAAACGACACCCTGGTTGTATCAGGCAATCAGTTATCTGGCCGCCGCTTACCTGGTGTATCTGGCCATAGGTGCGCTTAAAAGCGGACCGCCTTCAGCCTCTGCCAAAGGAGAGGATACCCCGGCCCCCAAAGAAAAAAACATGGGGCCGGGTAAAGCTTTATGGATTGGTTTTTTGACCAACGGGCTAAACCCCAAAGCGACGTTGTTTTTTCTGTCTTTGTTTACTGCGTTTATTGATGTAGATACGCCGATGGGGATTAAACTGGCTTATGGTCTTTATCTGGCAATAGCGACCGGTTTGTGGTTTTGCTTTTTGTCTTACATACTGGGCTCTGGCCGGGTTACCCGCCTGCTGGGCCAAAAAGGCTACTGGCTGGACCGCACCATGGGCGTGTTATTGCTGGGGCTGGCGGCAAAACTGGTTTTCGCTTAGAGACCCGCTGAAGATTCAGGTATACTAACGTCGTAATCAATGACTTAAAGAGGATTGGGTGAGCAACACAAACCAAAACCCGCAAGGGGACAGGCTGGAAAAAACCCTGGCTGGCGACTACGAATTTTCGGTAAAACACATTTTGTTGCGCGCGAACAATCTGGTGAAAAACCACTACCCGCTATTAATTGCCGGTTGTGGTGTTATTTTACTGGTGGTGGCAATATTGATGGCGATTCTGGTCAGTCGGTTTTCGTTAGAAGGCCTTACCGAATTATCACAATCTCAACAGGCCTTCATTGATGTGGTGGTTATTTTTTTGATGGCGCCCATTACCACCGGCCTTATCCTGCTGGCCAGTGATTTGGCGGCAAACCGGCCAGTCCGGTTTCAGAATCTGTTTGATTATCTGCCCC harbors:
- the cobB gene encoding Sir2 family NAD+-dependent deacetylase, whose translation is MNRLPKVVVLTGAGISAESGLATFRDNNGLWEEHRIEDVATPQAFSADPERVYRFYNARRAQLQDPAITPNTAHLALARLQSTLGDRMMLITQNVDDLHERAGSCGVVHMHGTLQSYRCLRSHKSVAYTSAFDSRTRCSCCNPGSPVRPDIVWFGEMPMHIERIIEALSQADIFIAIGTSGQVYPAAGFVDIARDHSAHTVELNLASASTETLFEETWQGPATSVVPAYVDKLLKAIP
- a CDS encoding LysE family translocator; its protein translation is MFWQDFITIALIHLVAVASPGPDFAIVVRNSITFGRRIAMYTSVGIGLGILIHVAYSLVGLSVVIKTTPWLYQAISYLAAAYLVYLAIGALKSGPPSASAKGEDTPAPKEKNMGPGKALWIGFLTNGLNPKATLFFLSLFTAFIDVDTPMGIKLAYGLYLAIATGLWFCFLSYILGSGRVTRLLGQKGYWLDRTMGVLLLGLAAKLVFA